The Arachis duranensis cultivar V14167 chromosome 2, aradu.V14167.gnm2.J7QH, whole genome shotgun sequence genome has a window encoding:
- the LOC107472890 gene encoding bystin-like — protein MAWENQPQNWSLNAVYETTRILSFTAKAQSFYKLVLLPRVRDYISKNQELHYLLFQSLGRASLVPQAFFDGIVFPLCESGTCTVIEAVYVGSILEGIFIPPLVYSFALSKLASMEHSGTISYFMKILLEKEPDLPDPNPDPAVNALIDHFMRFLTETKQLPLLWHQSLLAFVHRYKNQLQDQDKDRLIVLLQKHEPFTYEIIRELNDN, from the exons ATGGCTTGGG AAAATCAACCTCAGAATTGGTCACTAAATGCTGTATATGAAACCACAAGGATTTTATCGTTCACTGCAAAAGCACAAAGCTTCTACAAGCTTGTGTTGCTTCCAAGAGTGAGAGATTATATCAGCAAAAATCAAGAGTTgcattatcttttatttcaatCACTTGGAAGGGCATCACTTGTACCTCAAGCATTCTTCGATGGAATTGTGTTTCCACTTTGTGAG TCAGGAACTTGCACCGTCATAGAAGCGGTATATGTTGGGTCTATTTTAGAGGGAATTTTTATTCCTCCACTTGTTTACAG TTTTGCGTTATCGAAGCTGGCAAGCATGGAACATTCTGGTACTAtaag CTATTTCATGAAGATTTTGTTAGAGAAAGAACCTGATCTGCCTGATCCTAATCCTGATCCTGCTGTTAATGCATTAATAGATCACTTTATGAGATTTCTCACTGAAACTAAACAACTTCCTCTGTTATGGCACCAATCACTTCTTGCATTTGTGCACAG ATACAAAAATCAGCTACAGGACCAAGATAAAGATCGTTTAATAGTTTTATTGCAAAAGCATGAACCA TTTACGTATGAGATCATTAGAGAGCTAAACGATAACTAG
- the LOC107472757 gene encoding putative disease resistance protein At3g14460 produces the protein MAGALVGGALLSGFINVVFDRFITTDAVNLVLGKKLGPDLVERLKISLLAAEALVGDAEFKQLDNPSVREWLNSLRDAVYVADDLLDAVLTKAATQKEVRSFWPISFLDRDRKIVDKMEGVVRRIEFLVKQKDFLGLEKSSYRDFLSWRIPSTSLVEGNILGREKDQQEIIKILNDNREHQLSVIPIVGIGGVGKTTLAQWLYNNEKLMEGFQVKEWVCVSEDFNVVQVTKNIIGQTACNVEDFNSLQLELKEKLSEKKFFIVLDDVWSDDGDVWKKFRTPFQYGVKGSTILVTTRVKEVASVVQTCPPYILSELSEDCCWSVFANNVCFPESNGDPKLEEIGRKIAKKCKGLPLAAETLGSLLRTKHDVKEWEAVLVSDIWEFSVKNSKIIPALLISYFHLPAHLKRCFVYCSLYPKDHCFCKDELILLWMAEDLLRPPNRGESLLEVGSKCFDELASRLFFKRHDQYDSESFVMHDLLHDLALFLAGDFYGRFEELGDAVNVYTRTRHLSYESSNLVSRNFNSISKVESLRTFLSTNVFSKSDNIDDVTCTPILKLKYLRVLTLPWFQGLNVLPESIGELTYLRYLDLSRTCIRTLPESLCDLYNLQTLKLECCSSLTMLPNGMHKLVNLQHLDISGTHLKEMPRGMSKLQHLHTLSSFIVGKHKDNGIQELELLNLHGFFEIQKLENVLDVKEARSARIIDKQHIDNLVLEWSSGDYMVSSTQTERDILDSLQPHHGLEVLQIRGYKGTIFPNWMGYCSYQNMTYVSLKSCKNCCMLPSLGQLPSLKSLRIQGFHQLRSIGMEFYKNEGDHHSSLLAPFPSLEILEFNNMPCWEVWHLPDSETFPRLTNLHIRDCPVLKGDMLERVFLRIISSLWDVSKVRRLDIHKDYEGGSEMSLIREDMVSIKGCESILEFVLQVMGVNHLNCLKSLQTLRIWRCSKLKFPQQQQKYSLLELCIEESCDSLTSLSLDDFPNLKTLTISGCKNLKSVSLSEPSHAALQRLTIFKCPNFVSFTGNGLAAPNLTHLEVSFCTKLKALPHDMNTLLPSLQSLEIEGCQEICRLPEVGFPPNLKQLIIGKQWRGLSSMGNLDTLTHLIIEGYGSENVKSFPEAGLLPHLPSLTTLKISRFSNLETLECNQLLSLTSLQQLHIEGCNKLKNMAGEKLPSSLLLLQIDQCYLLRHCKNKHQQIWPKISHIPSIQIGTNEVLLWRVDPSSLRGKRMHMARISPYV, from the exons ATGGCTGGTGCACTTGTTGGTGGAGCTTTGCTCTCTGGCTTCATTAACGTTGTCTTTGACAGATTCATTACAACGGATGCGGTCAACCTGGtcttgggcaagaagcttggtcCTGACTTAGTTGAAAGGCTGAAGATTTCTCTGCTTGCAGCTGAAGCTCTGGTTGGTGATGCTGAGTTCAAGCAATTGGACAATCCTTCTGTGAGGGAGTGGCTTAACAGTCTGAGGGATGCTGTTTATGTGGCTGATGACTTGCTGGACGCTGTCCTCACCAAAGCCGCCACTCAAAAGGAGGTACGTTCTTTCTGGCCTATTAGCTTCCTCGACCGGGATAGGAAGATTGTAGATAAGATGGAAGGGGTGGTGAGAAGAATAGAATTTCTtgtaaaacaaaaagatttcCTTGGTCTTGAAAAGAGTTCCTATAGGGACTTTTTGTCATGGAGAATTCCATCCACATCTCTGGTGGAAGGTAATATCCTTGGCAGGGAAAAGGACCaacaggaaatcatcaagatacTAAATGATAACAGAGAACATCAGTTGTCTGTGATTCCCATTGTGGGCATAGGTGGGGTTGGCAAAACAACTTTAGCACAATGGCTGTACAATAATGAAAAGTTGATGGAGGGTTTTCAAGTCAAAGAATGGGTTTGTGTCTCTGAAGACTTTAATGTTGTTCAGGTTACAAAGAATATTATAGGTCAAACTGCTTGTAATGTAGAGGATTTCAATTCACTTCAACTTGAACTGAAGGAAAAGTTGTCTGAAAAGAAGTTCTTTATTGTGTTAGATGATGTTTGGAGTGATGATGGTGATGTCTGGAAGAAATTTAGAACCCCTTTTCAATATGGGGTAAAGGGAAGTACAATTCTTGTAACAACTCGTGTCAAAGAGGTTGCCTCTGTAGTCCAAACTTGTCCCCCTTACATTCTCAGTGAGTTGTCTGAGGATTGTTGTTGGTCAGTGTTTGCAAACAATGTTTGTTTTCCAGAATCAAATGGGGATCCAAAACTAGAAGAAATCGGTAGAAAGATAGCCAAGAAGTGTAAGGGGTTGCCATTAGCTGCAGAAACACTTGGAAGCTTGTTGCGAACAAAACATGATGTTAAGGAATGGGAAGCTGTATTAGTAAGTGATATTTGGGAATTTTCTGTGAAAAACAGTAAAATTATTCCAGCATTATTAATCAGTTACTTTCATCTTCCTGCACATTTAAAACGTTGTTTTGTTTATTGTTCATTGTATCCCAAAGATCATTGTTTTTGTAAAGATGAACTAATTTTGCTATGGATGGCCGAAGATCTTTTAAGGCCACCAAATAGAGGAGAGAGTTTACTAGAAGTTGGTAGCAAATGTTTTGATGAACTAGCTTCTAGGTTGTTTTTCAAAAGACATGATCAGTATGATTCTGAGAGCTTTGTGATGCATGACCTTTTACATGATTTAGCATTGTTCcttgctggagacttctatggTAGATTTGAAGAGCTTGGTGATGCAGTGAATGTGTATACTCGAACTCGTCATTTGTCTTATGAAAGTTCGAATCTAGTCTCAAGAAATTTTAATTCCATCAGTAAAGTTGAATCTTTGAGGACATTTTTGTCAACTAATGTCTTTTCAAAGTCAGATAACATTGATGATGTAACATGTACTCCAATATTGAAGCTCAAATATTTGAGAGTTTTGACACTTCCGTGGTTCCAAGGACTTAATGTATTGCCTGAATCAATAGGTGAATTAACCTATTTGCGTTACTTGGATCTCTCTAGGACATGTATTAGGACACTGCCAGAATCATTGTGTGACTTGTACAATCTACAAACATTGAAGCTGGAATGTTGTTCTAGTTTGACTATGTTACCCAATGGCATGCATAAACTTGTGAATTTGCAACATCTCGATATTTCGGGTACTCATTTGAAAGAAATGCCAAGAGGAATGAGCAAATTGCAACACCTGCACACATTAAGCTCCTTTATCGTGGGCAAGCATAAAGATAATGGAATCCAGGAATTAGAGCTATTAAATCTTCATGGATTCTTTGAGATTCAAAAATTGGAGAATGTCCTTGATGTGAAAGAAGCAAGGAGTGCAAGGATAATAGATAAGCAGCACATTGACAACTTAGTGTTGGAATGGTCTTCAGGTGATTATATGGTTTCAAGCACACAAACTGAAAGAGATATACTCGACAGCTTGCAACCGCACCATGGCTTGGAAGTGTTGCAAATCAGGGGATACAAGGGTACAATATTTCCAAATTGGATGGGGTATTGTTCTTACCAAAACATGACTTATGTATCTCTGAAGTCTTGCAAGAATTGTTGCATGTTGCCTTCACTTGGACAGCTGCCATCTCTTAAGTCCCTCCGCATTCAAGGTTTTCATCAGCTGAGGAGTATTGGCATGGAGTTTTACAAGAATGAAGGCGATCATCATTCTTCGCTTCTTGCACCGTTTCCCTCATTGGAGATTTTGGAGTTCAATAACATGCCATGTTGGGAGGTGTGGCACTTACCTGACTCAGAAACTTTTCCTCGACTCACGAATCTTCATATAAGAGATTGTCCGGTGTTAAAGGGAGATATGCTTGAACGGGTATTCTTGAGAATCATTTCTTCTTTGTGGGATGTTTCAAAAGTTCGCAGACTAGATATACATAAAGATTATGAAGGAGGGTCTGAGATGTCACTTATTAGGGAGGATATGGTATCAATTAAGGGATGTGAATCTATTCTAGAGTTTGTACTTCAGGTAATGGGTGTCAACCATCTAAATTGCCTCAAATCTTTGCAAACTCTGAGAATATGGAGATGCAGCAAGCTGAAATTCCCCCAGCAACAGCAGAAATACAGTTTACTAGAGCTATGCATAGAAGAAAGCTGTGATTCACTGACCTCATTGTCGTTGGATGACTTCCCCAATCTTAAGACTCTCACTATATCAGGGTGCAAGAATCTGAAATCAGTTTCATTGTCAGAGCCATCACATGCTGCTCTTCAACGTCTCACCATCTTTAAATGCCCCAATTTTGTGTCATTCACAGGAAATGGACTGGCTGCACCTAACTTGACTCATCTTGAGGTCAGCTTCTGCACCAAGTTGAAGGCATTGCCACATGATATGAATACTCTTCTCCCAAGTTTACAGTCTCTCGAGATAGAGGGCTGCCAGGAAATTTGTAGGTTGCCAGAGGTTGGTTTCCCGCCTAACCTGAAACAGCTTATTATTGGGAAACAATGGAGGGGTCTATCGTCGATGGGCAACTTGGACACCCTCACTCATCTTATCATTGAAGGTTATGGCAGTGAGAATGTGAAGTCATTTCCTGAGGCCGGTTTGCTGCCTCACCTTCCCTCTCTTACCACTTTGAAGATCAGTCGGTTTAGTAATTTGGAGACATTAGAGTGCAACCAGCTTCTCAGCCTCACCTCCCTCCAACAATTACACATTGAAGGGTGTAATAAGCTGAAGAATATGGCAGGAGAAAAGCTTCCTTCCTCTCTCTTGCTACTTCAAATTGACCAGTGTTATTTGCTGAGACACTGCAAGAACAAGCATCAAcaaatttggcccaaaatttcCCACATCCCTTCCATTCAAATTGGTACCAACGAAGTGCTTCTATGGAGAGTTG ATCCCTCCTCGCTCAGAGGTAAAAGGATGCATATGGCTAGGATTTCACCATATGTGTAG